The Nitrospirota bacterium genome window below encodes:
- a CDS encoding polysaccharide biosynthesis tyrosine autokinase, which translates to MAQYELNVIDYWLIIKKRKYLILLAAGLVVLFTFLFTEMFKPSPLYEASARVKFDRTSTVAQQLIETMSFSNANDLNSQTEVIRGFPVMERVAVELGRVPANTPQEEKRSATYLNTVYNLGQEIKTQREGDTNIIRITATSDQPEMAEKTANSAANAYRLENIMTRNRLVMESRRFVEEQVAGLEKQLNDAEEALRTFREREGQVFLTDEARAALESYTKLEEQHNEVMRKRAEGERQIAVLNQTEAVLGDQAGRIFTEEHSALLTILNQRLLDLLQERNTLLINYTTDHPQVREQQQKIDNVRAEMLLELRAKLKTMQDREATLLSQRDRYRERYLQFPRAAIQMSRLEREVKVNADLLATLKAKHQELQIKSAEQIEEVTIVAPAIVPGAPINAPATEMNLMVGSLMGIFLGIVLAFARESFDTSIGTIEGVEEFLKVPVLGVIPQFDVKEMEEAARAALPAHSSALDVENFSKLICLIDPKSPLSESLRSLRTNIQFASMDRKVKSILFTSAGLGEGKSTCVTNLAITLAQEGQRVLLVDADLRRPIVHQRLGLDRIPGLADSLVGSTSWRSHVRSATDLMLGPMGADRVMSTPGLDNLHILTSGSAVGNPNEFLNMTKIKALVNEMNEEYDLVLFDTPPILPVTDAVAFSSRVDGTIVVYQVGRIGRNALKRAKFLLDHAQANVMGIVLTNVKSEVASDSGVYRYEYR; encoded by the coding sequence ATGGCCCAATACGAACTCAACGTCATCGATTACTGGCTGATCATCAAGAAGCGAAAGTATCTCATTCTGCTGGCGGCGGGGCTCGTAGTGTTATTTACGTTCCTCTTTACAGAAATGTTCAAACCGAGCCCGCTGTATGAAGCATCTGCCAGGGTAAAGTTCGACCGGACAAGCACAGTGGCCCAGCAATTGATCGAGACCATGTCTTTCTCCAATGCCAACGACCTCAACTCCCAGACTGAGGTAATCCGGGGATTCCCCGTGATGGAGCGAGTGGCGGTGGAATTAGGCCGCGTGCCGGCCAATACACCGCAAGAGGAGAAACGATCGGCTACCTACCTCAACACGGTGTATAACCTCGGTCAGGAGATCAAGACGCAACGGGAAGGCGATACGAACATCATCCGCATCACCGCCACCTCGGATCAACCGGAAATGGCGGAGAAAACGGCCAATTCAGCGGCCAATGCCTATCGGCTGGAAAATATCATGACCAGAAATCGCCTTGTCATGGAGTCACGGCGGTTTGTTGAAGAGCAGGTCGCTGGGCTTGAAAAACAGTTAAACGATGCGGAGGAGGCACTGCGAACGTTCAGAGAACGGGAAGGGCAGGTCTTTTTGACCGATGAAGCTCGCGCCGCATTGGAATCCTACACGAAGCTGGAAGAGCAGCACAATGAAGTCATGCGAAAGCGGGCGGAGGGGGAGCGGCAGATCGCCGTACTCAATCAAACCGAAGCGGTGCTTGGAGACCAAGCCGGCCGGATCTTCACGGAGGAGCATAGTGCGTTGCTCACGATTCTGAACCAGCGTCTGCTTGATCTCCTTCAAGAGAGGAACACGCTCTTGATCAATTACACAACGGATCACCCTCAGGTCCGAGAGCAACAGCAGAAGATCGACAACGTCAGGGCTGAGATGCTTCTCGAACTCCGAGCCAAACTCAAGACCATGCAAGACCGGGAAGCGACACTCCTGAGTCAGCGCGATCGCTATCGGGAGCGGTATTTGCAGTTTCCCCGAGCCGCGATTCAGATGAGTCGACTCGAACGCGAGGTGAAAGTCAACGCGGACTTGTTGGCGACACTCAAGGCCAAACATCAAGAACTGCAGATCAAAAGCGCAGAACAGATCGAAGAGGTCACGATCGTGGCGCCGGCGATCGTGCCCGGTGCGCCGATCAATGCCCCTGCGACGGAAATGAATCTCATGGTCGGCTCTCTCATGGGGATCTTTCTCGGGATCGTATTGGCGTTTGCCCGTGAATCATTCGATACGTCGATCGGTACCATCGAAGGGGTCGAGGAGTTTCTCAAGGTGCCGGTTCTCGGTGTCATCCCGCAGTTCGACGTAAAGGAGATGGAGGAAGCAGCTCGTGCGGCACTCCCGGCCCATTCCTCTGCCCTGGACGTGGAAAACTTTTCGAAGCTGATTTGCTTGATCGATCCGAAATCACCACTGTCAGAAAGCCTGCGGTCGCTGCGGACGAATATTCAATTTGCCAGCATGGACCGGAAAGTGAAATCGATCCTCTTCACCAGCGCGGGCCTTGGGGAAGGCAAAAGCACCTGTGTCACCAATCTGGCGATTACCCTTGCCCAAGAGGGGCAACGAGTATTGCTCGTCGACGCAGATCTTCGGAGACCGATTGTCCACCAGAGGTTGGGTCTCGATCGGATCCCGGGCCTGGCTGATTCCCTTGTGGGGAGCACGTCATGGCGCAGCCATGTGCGGTCTGCCACCGATCTGATGCTCGGACCAATGGGGGCGGATCGAGTGATGAGCACACCGGGACTGGACAACCTGCATATTTTGACCAGCGGGTCGGCGGTGGGCAATCCGAACGAGTTTCTGAACATGACAAAAATCAAGGCACTCGTGAATGAAATGAATGAGGAATACGATCTCGTGCTCTTCGATACTCCGCCCATTCTACCGGTTACGGATGCGGTGGCGTTCAGCTCACGCGTCGATGGAACGATCGTGGTCTATCAGGTCGGGCGGATCGGCCGGAATGCCCTCAAGCGGGCGAAGTTCCTCCTGGACCATGCGCAGGCCAATGTGATGGGCATCGTGTTGACGAATGTGAAATCCGAAGTCGCGTCGGACTCCGGTGTCTACCGCTATGAGTATCGATGA
- a CDS encoding O-antigen ligase family protein, translated as MRFIESRASWSLSLLPVLIAVPFALFISQTQPSTSLLAALAAVPLLIAFVSPMSGLYLLVFSMLLGPEFLVGGIGSGNTLGRGVTLRFDDFLLMLVGIGWLARVAVSEHGKVFVRTPLNRPIMLYTAACVFATLIGILAGRVRPMGGLFFLLKYYEYFFLFFMTVNLVKTKEQVKHLVTASLVTCFLVSLYAISQIPSGIRVSAPFEGQDGEPNTLGGYLVFTMALIGGLLVTPGAVQMKWLLWALLAVAGFALQATLSRASFLAAGVVLMGFVLLLLRRSPGLVALVLAGCIVMAFLAPRAVVERMTYTFGQPEEKGQIQVGSLHVDTSTSERIQSWSQSFEIWKTSPLWGHGVTGGPFMDAMYPRVFVEVGLLGACAFAALLYALFRTGKISSTHFEDPYMRGLAWGFLFGFFGLLVHALGSNTFIIVRIMEPFWLVVGLLVKSFLMDQQERESTGEPSLQAASPLQNRRSFGPSVPSQQSFPGRAL; from the coding sequence GTGCGTTTCATAGAGAGCAGAGCGTCATGGTCCCTTAGCCTCCTCCCTGTTCTGATCGCCGTCCCGTTTGCCCTGTTCATCAGTCAGACCCAGCCCTCCACCAGCCTGCTGGCCGCTCTCGCTGCAGTACCTTTGTTAATCGCCTTTGTGTCGCCAATGAGTGGTCTGTATCTCCTCGTCTTCTCCATGCTGTTGGGTCCTGAATTTCTGGTAGGAGGGATTGGGAGCGGGAACACGCTTGGTCGTGGCGTGACCTTACGATTTGATGATTTTCTGCTCATGTTGGTGGGGATCGGATGGTTGGCGCGAGTGGCCGTTTCAGAGCATGGCAAGGTGTTCGTGCGAACGCCGCTCAACCGGCCGATCATGCTCTATACGGCAGCCTGCGTATTTGCGACGCTGATCGGCATCCTGGCTGGACGTGTGCGCCCGATGGGAGGGCTGTTTTTCCTTCTGAAGTACTACGAGTATTTTTTCCTGTTTTTCATGACCGTCAATCTGGTGAAGACGAAAGAACAGGTGAAACATCTGGTCACAGCCAGTCTCGTGACCTGTTTCCTGGTATCGCTCTACGCCATTTCACAAATTCCGAGCGGCATACGTGTGTCGGCTCCATTCGAAGGGCAGGATGGAGAGCCCAACACACTGGGCGGGTATCTGGTATTTACGATGGCGTTGATCGGGGGACTTCTGGTTACGCCAGGGGCGGTGCAGATGAAATGGCTGCTCTGGGCCTTGTTGGCTGTGGCAGGATTCGCATTGCAAGCGACGTTATCTCGTGCCTCGTTCCTCGCAGCGGGAGTCGTACTGATGGGGTTTGTCCTGTTATTGCTCCGACGAAGTCCAGGCCTTGTTGCCTTGGTGCTGGCCGGATGTATCGTCATGGCCTTCCTTGCTCCTCGAGCCGTTGTCGAGCGGATGACCTATACCTTCGGTCAACCGGAAGAGAAGGGGCAGATTCAAGTCGGATCGCTTCACGTGGATACCTCGACATCTGAGCGGATTCAATCGTGGAGCCAATCGTTCGAGATCTGGAAGACCTCCCCCCTCTGGGGACATGGCGTTACCGGGGGGCCTTTTATGGATGCGATGTATCCACGGGTCTTTGTCGAGGTTGGCCTTCTCGGCGCCTGTGCATTCGCAGCCCTTTTATATGCACTGTTTCGCACCGGGAAGATCAGTAGCACCCATTTCGAGGATCCGTACATGCGAGGCTTGGCTTGGGGTTTTCTCTTCGGTTTTTTCGGCCTTCTGGTCCATGCGCTTGGCTCAAACACGTTTATCATCGTCCGCATCATGGAGCCCTTCTGGCTGGTGGTAGGACTACTGGTAAAGAGCTTTCTTATGGACCAGCAAGAACGTGAGTCAACCGGTGAGCCGAGTCTGCAAGCAGCTAGCCCGCTTCAGAACAGAAGGTCGTTTGGGCCTTCAGTTCCAAGTCAACAGTCGTTTCCAGGCAGGGCGCTGTAA
- a CDS encoding HD domain-containing protein, producing MARLTDLIREQATQKDGNPDVIGLPNLPSTPSPSVVETDWYQRAGHAIQGIKQAVQAGQSWKLDELTRIAAGVVASLGANDRLVHAVLERNGKDYLINNAVNVAIVSVKIAEILRYDSAKLEQVALAGFLHDIGMFALPDTLVYKTGSLTEGELQFLREHPQHGARLFKELGTAHPAVGRAILQEHERWDGSGYPNRLTGDQIDEMAFVVGLADVFDALMGPRPYRRGMSPHRAICTLIANGKTMFPHHILKALIDQFSIYPLGTTVRLNTGETGVVSQLNRQYALRPILQVSQQAGLSHGPASKTVDLRAETSLHIVEVVPIG from the coding sequence GTGGCGCGATTAACCGATCTTATTCGAGAACAGGCGACTCAGAAGGATGGAAATCCAGATGTGATAGGTCTTCCCAATCTACCTTCCACTCCTTCGCCGTCCGTCGTCGAGACCGACTGGTATCAGCGTGCAGGTCATGCGATTCAAGGAATCAAGCAGGCGGTCCAGGCAGGGCAATCCTGGAAGCTTGACGAGTTGACCAGGATTGCCGCCGGTGTCGTGGCCTCTCTGGGAGCAAATGACAGGCTGGTTCATGCGGTATTGGAACGCAACGGCAAAGACTATCTCATCAACAATGCTGTGAATGTCGCAATTGTGAGTGTGAAAATTGCGGAGATACTCCGATACGATTCGGCAAAGCTCGAACAAGTCGCATTAGCAGGATTCCTGCATGACATCGGCATGTTCGCCCTGCCGGACACTCTCGTATACAAGACCGGGTCGTTGACAGAGGGAGAACTCCAGTTCTTGAGAGAACACCCACAGCACGGCGCACGCCTGTTCAAAGAATTGGGGACAGCTCATCCAGCGGTGGGAAGAGCGATCCTTCAAGAACATGAACGATGGGATGGGAGCGGTTACCCAAACAGGCTGACCGGTGACCAAATTGATGAGATGGCCTTCGTCGTCGGGCTGGCAGATGTCTTTGACGCCTTGATGGGCCCACGGCCTTATCGACGAGGCATGTCGCCCCATCGGGCGATCTGTACCCTGATCGCGAACGGAAAGACAATGTTTCCCCATCATATTCTGAAGGCCTTGATTGACCAGTTCTCGATCTATCCATTGGGGACGACTGTTCGTTTGAACACAGGCGAGACAGGAGTCGTGTCTCAATTGAATCGGCAGTACGCGCTGCGCCCGATCTTGCAAGTCTCGCAACAGGCTGGGTTGTCTCACGGACCGGCATCGAAAACGGTGGACTTGCGTGCCGAGACGTCCCTACACATTGTGGAAGTGGTGCCAATCGGGTAA
- a CDS encoding SLBB domain-containing protein codes for MRQLILRYLVGLLGVGAILTLGFLGCRNPASSTLPPSAISPPGMAAPPLPKGDIYADETVPTPETPIETGDTLEVMIRRGAGEEKFSSVVRENGKISVGFMEVEVGGATAAVAEYRLQEAAEPYMRQPRVQVLLKKKVLKVKRVFVFGDVKKPGMVPMPRNMTVLQAIATADMYHETALMEEVRVIRGGDLARPHILMADLARVFTYGDMTRNLALEENDIIFVPREHLGDAQEAAKKIMPIVQAGIAPFYPLFIIPALANY; via the coding sequence GTGCGGCAACTAATACTTCGATATCTCGTTGGTCTTCTGGGCGTTGGCGCGATTCTCACGCTGGGGTTTCTCGGGTGCCGCAATCCGGCTAGTTCGACTTTGCCACCGTCGGCAATCAGCCCACCAGGGATGGCGGCCCCGCCGCTGCCGAAGGGAGATATCTATGCCGATGAAACAGTCCCGACCCCGGAAACTCCTATCGAAACAGGTGACACGCTCGAGGTGATGATTCGTCGCGGCGCCGGCGAGGAGAAGTTCTCCAGTGTCGTGCGAGAGAACGGAAAGATTTCGGTCGGGTTTATGGAGGTGGAAGTCGGGGGGGCCACTGCTGCTGTGGCGGAATACCGACTCCAGGAGGCCGCGGAGCCCTATATGCGCCAGCCGCGTGTGCAGGTCCTGCTGAAGAAGAAAGTGCTGAAGGTCAAACGCGTCTTCGTCTTTGGGGACGTAAAGAAACCGGGAATGGTTCCCATGCCGAGGAATATGACGGTGCTCCAAGCCATTGCCACTGCGGATATGTACCACGAAACCGCCTTGATGGAGGAAGTCCGGGTGATTCGAGGCGGCGACCTTGCAAGACCCCATATTCTTATGGCCGATCTCGCGCGCGTGTTTACCTATGGCGATATGACGAGGAACCTCGCGCTGGAGGAAAACGATATCATATTTGTACCGCGCGAACATCTGGGCGATGCCCAGGAAGCTGCGAAAAAGATTATGCCGATCGTCCAGGCCGGGATAGCACCCTTCTACCCGCTCTTTATTATTCCGGCGCTGGCCAATTATTAA
- a CDS encoding DNA internalization-related competence protein ComEC/Rec2, with amino-acid sequence MLPTLTVCFVAGLLLGSQIPYLPLSTSSLLLLSALGAVALERRNLFSARQATCLYGVLLAGVAYWSVVVNLASHGSMVEYSSEAVTEVTGRIVAPVQQAPDRLVMIIRSDDHIDASGSIRRVRLTWRTPERLVFQGDRVVFRSMLRSPSGSLNPGGFDYGAYLERQGIDAIATVTGSEGVTFLESGRAHAWWAIWNQFDRWRSSIRLAALQAIPQPALGLYVGIIIGDRGYLDPDLRDQFMATGTVHLLSISGSHLGLVAVLIFTAVRWSTMLLPVNWFLALSRRITPTRIAAVCTLLPVAGYACLAGAELATMRSLLMVAVGLSAIWLGQERRLFHALSAAAMGILLHDPQALFDISFQLSFLSVFALAGWLLWLSDTELEKLPNEPSFLRTCARWGRDAVVMSGVITLVTLPLVAYYFNQLPWLGLFTNVVAVPAMGIVLVPIGLVAGIWQVVIGGAMLPLASVNQWLLDHFVAAIRLVSTVPGGEWHVAAPSIPTMVLFYGALLLLWVKVGGWICRLAAGVGVLLLLLWWAWSPRTFLDGDHFRVTFLDVGQGDSAVVELPDGQVVLIDGGATYERFDMGRGVVAPFLWNRGIRTIDQVIGTHPQLDHVGGLAWVVRHFTVKRYWGSGEAREELFYRRLQQSLVAQGLQELVAREGQEIVSSGPCRMVVLNPPVGENLDGPVQESHLDGHRLNNRSVVTRLTCGIHTMLFAADVERDGLSRMMPSASQGPIDVLKVPHHGAVSSLNREWLASLYPHYAVFSAGRHNRYGHPAAAVLDAYRLEGSTLLRTDRDGGVWFTGGVSEARFHVHRARDLVWQPTNGSSCLWACEQANWNRVWKQWQARY; translated from the coding sequence ATGCTGCCGACCCTCACCGTGTGTTTTGTCGCCGGGCTCCTCCTCGGATCACAGATCCCCTATCTTCCCCTATCCACTTCATCGCTGCTCCTTCTTTCTGCGCTAGGCGCTGTCGCTCTCGAACGTCGTAATCTGTTCTCCGCCCGACAGGCGACTTGTCTCTACGGAGTTCTCCTGGCAGGAGTCGCCTACTGGAGTGTGGTTGTCAATCTGGCTTCCCATGGCTCGATGGTCGAGTACTCGTCGGAGGCCGTGACCGAGGTGACTGGCCGTATCGTGGCGCCGGTGCAACAGGCACCGGATCGCTTAGTGATGATCATCAGGTCGGACGATCACATTGATGCGTCGGGATCGATCAGGCGAGTTCGCCTGACCTGGCGCACACCGGAGAGGCTAGTCTTTCAAGGCGATCGAGTCGTATTTCGGTCGATGCTGCGCAGTCCCAGCGGGTCATTGAACCCTGGAGGATTCGACTACGGGGCGTATCTTGAGCGGCAAGGGATCGATGCGATCGCCACAGTGACCGGGTCAGAAGGTGTGACGTTTCTTGAGTCTGGGCGCGCGCATGCCTGGTGGGCGATCTGGAATCAATTCGATCGATGGAGAAGCAGCATACGTCTCGCCGCGCTTCAAGCCATTCCACAACCTGCACTGGGCCTCTATGTCGGCATCATCATCGGTGATCGGGGGTACTTGGATCCTGATCTGCGGGATCAGTTCATGGCAACCGGGACGGTTCATCTGCTGTCTATCTCGGGGAGCCATTTGGGCCTTGTTGCTGTACTCATCTTCACGGCCGTCAGATGGTCGACCATGCTCCTGCCGGTGAATTGGTTTCTTGCGTTGTCTCGGCGAATCACGCCGACTCGGATTGCCGCGGTTTGCACGTTACTTCCTGTCGCAGGCTATGCCTGCCTGGCGGGGGCAGAACTGGCCACGATGAGGTCGTTGTTGATGGTGGCTGTGGGGCTGAGTGCGATCTGGCTTGGCCAGGAGCGCCGTCTCTTCCATGCCCTCTCAGCCGCTGCAATGGGAATCTTGCTGCATGATCCTCAGGCCTTGTTCGATATCTCCTTCCAGCTCTCTTTTTTGTCCGTCTTTGCCTTAGCTGGCTGGCTCCTCTGGCTGAGTGATACCGAGCTAGAGAAACTGCCGAACGAACCATCGTTCCTGAGAACCTGTGCTCGTTGGGGAAGGGACGCGGTGGTCATGAGTGGAGTGATCACCCTGGTGACGCTTCCTCTTGTCGCCTACTATTTCAATCAATTGCCATGGCTAGGGCTATTTACTAATGTAGTGGCCGTCCCCGCGATGGGGATCGTGCTGGTTCCGATCGGGCTTGTCGCAGGGATTTGGCAGGTTGTCATTGGAGGAGCCATGCTGCCACTGGCTTCGGTGAATCAGTGGCTGCTCGATCACTTTGTGGCTGCGATCCGCCTGGTGTCGACAGTCCCGGGAGGAGAATGGCATGTGGCGGCTCCTTCGATTCCCACCATGGTGTTGTTTTATGGCGCTCTGTTATTGCTCTGGGTGAAAGTCGGTGGCTGGATATGCCGGTTGGCAGCAGGCGTTGGGGTGCTCTTGCTGTTGCTGTGGTGGGCCTGGTCCCCAAGGACGTTCCTTGATGGAGATCATTTCAGGGTCACGTTTTTGGATGTCGGGCAAGGTGATAGCGCGGTGGTTGAGTTGCCTGACGGACAGGTGGTCTTGATCGATGGGGGGGCGACGTATGAGCGATTCGACATGGGGCGGGGCGTGGTCGCCCCGTTTCTCTGGAATCGTGGAATCCGCACCATCGATCAGGTGATTGGTACACATCCTCAACTCGATCATGTCGGAGGTCTTGCCTGGGTGGTCCGTCATTTTACCGTGAAGAGGTACTGGGGGTCTGGAGAAGCCCGCGAAGAACTCTTCTATCGACGACTGCAACAGTCACTGGTTGCCCAGGGACTGCAAGAATTGGTGGCCAGAGAAGGACAGGAGATTGTGTCATCCGGCCCCTGTCGAATGGTGGTTCTGAATCCGCCGGTCGGCGAGAATCTTGATGGGCCCGTCCAAGAGAGCCATCTGGATGGACACCGGCTGAACAATCGCTCGGTGGTGACGCGCCTTACTTGCGGCATCCATACGATGCTCTTTGCTGCGGACGTTGAGCGAGATGGGTTGTCACGGATGATGCCGTCAGCGTCGCAGGGGCCGATCGATGTCCTCAAGGTGCCTCATCACGGTGCGGTCAGTTCGTTGAATCGTGAATGGTTGGCATCCTTGTATCCTCACTATGCTGTATTTTCTGCCGGCCGGCATAATCGCTACGGACACCCAGCTGCGGCCGTGCTCGATGCATACCGGTTGGAAGGCAGTACCCTGTTACGAACGGATCGTGACGGCGGGGTGTGGTTTACCGGCGGAGTTTCCGAGGCGCGGTTCCATGTGCACCGAGCAAGAGACCTGGTATGGCAGCCTACGAACGGATCTTCATGCTTGTGGGCCTGCGAACAGGCGAACTGGAACCGGGTTTGGAAGCAATGGCAGGCCCGTTATTGA